A window of Sphingobium herbicidovorans contains these coding sequences:
- a CDS encoding acetyl-CoA C-acetyltransferase, whose product MEVFIYDAVRTPRGRGKPDGSLHEITPIQLATQVLEAVRDRSDIDTADVDDVILGCVTPIGEQGGDIARAAVLNADYAQTVPGVQINRFCASGLEAVNMAAAKIYSGEAGLAIGGGVESMSRVPMSSDGGAIAMDPAVAYKTYFAPQGIGADVIATKFGISRDDADAYAVESQRRAKAAWDEGRFARSIVPVRDVIGQVALDHDEHMRPDATMQSLAALKPSFAALGEDMPGFDAVALLKYPELERINHVHHAGNSSGIVDGAAAVLVGNKEMGEKYGLKPRARIKAMASIGSEPLIMLTGPEFVAGKLLNRAGMSSHDIDLWELNEAFASVVLRYMQAMDLDHDKINVNGGAIAMGHPLGATGAMVLGTALDELERSGKGTALINLCVGAGMGTGIIIERI is encoded by the coding sequence ATGGAAGTCTTTATCTATGATGCCGTCAGGACGCCGCGCGGGCGCGGCAAGCCGGACGGGTCGCTGCACGAAATCACGCCGATACAGCTGGCGACGCAGGTGCTGGAGGCGGTACGGGACCGCAGCGACATCGACACGGCGGATGTGGACGATGTGATCCTGGGATGCGTCACCCCCATCGGCGAACAGGGCGGCGACATCGCCCGCGCGGCTGTGCTGAACGCCGACTACGCCCAGACGGTGCCGGGCGTGCAGATCAACCGTTTCTGCGCGTCGGGACTGGAAGCGGTGAACATGGCGGCGGCCAAAATCTATTCCGGTGAGGCGGGCCTGGCGATCGGCGGCGGGGTCGAATCGATGAGCCGGGTGCCGATGTCATCGGACGGCGGCGCGATCGCAATGGACCCGGCGGTCGCCTACAAGACCTATTTCGCGCCACAGGGTATCGGCGCCGATGTAATCGCGACCAAGTTCGGGATCAGCCGCGACGACGCCGACGCCTATGCCGTGGAAAGCCAGCGGCGGGCCAAGGCGGCCTGGGACGAGGGACGCTTTGCAAGGTCGATCGTGCCGGTGCGCGATGTGATCGGCCAGGTCGCGCTGGACCATGACGAACATATGCGGCCCGACGCCACGATGCAGTCGCTCGCCGCACTGAAGCCGAGCTTTGCTGCGCTGGGCGAGGACATGCCGGGCTTCGATGCGGTCGCGCTGCTGAAATATCCCGAGCTGGAGCGGATCAACCATGTCCATCATGCCGGAAACAGCTCCGGCATCGTCGATGGCGCGGCGGCGGTGCTGGTCGGCAACAAGGAGATGGGCGAGAAATATGGCCTGAAGCCGCGCGCCCGGATCAAGGCGATGGCGTCTATCGGGTCGGAACCTCTGATCATGCTGACCGGACCTGAGTTCGTCGCGGGCAAGCTGCTCAACCGGGCCGGCATGAGCAGCCACGACATCGACCTGTGGGAGCTGAACGAGGCCTTTGCGAGCGTCGTGCTGCGCTACATGCAGGCGATGGACCTCGACCACGACAAGATAAACGTCAATGGCGGCGCGATCGCCATGGGCCATCCGCTGGGCGCGACCGGGGCGATGGTGCTGGGAACGGCGCTGGATGAGCTGGAGCGGTCCGGCAAGGGCACGGCGCTCATCAACCTGTGCGTGGGCGCGGGCATGGGCACCGGGATCATCATCGAGCGAATCTGA
- a CDS encoding MFS transporter, which produces MSEADSPPAQSPFAIPIFRAVWFASLASNFGGLIQSVGAAWMMTSLSASPQLVALVPASTTLPIMLLSLWAGAVADNIDRRLVMLACQLFMLVVSALLALFAWEGLLTPWSLLAFTFLVGCATAINLPAWQASVGDMVSRSQLPSAVALNSMGFNLARSVGPALGGVIVAAAGAAAAFLTNALSYIGLSIVLLRWRPERAPQLLPRERLGVAMRAGLRYVSMSPKIQLVLLRGAAFGIGASAVSALMPLVARDILGGDALTFGLLSGAFGIGAVLGALSSGRLRQRYSIETIVRSAALALALGTAIAASTGWLAVALAGLMLCGAGWVIALSTFNVSVQMSAPRWVLARAVALYQMMTFGGMALGAWLFGWLAEHYGVATSLHIAAGTQIAAAAIGLLRPLSETGDENLDLLNRWQEPQTAVPIEPRSGPVVVTIEYRIPSGSVVPFLAAMSERRRIRRRDGAHGWSLLRDLADPELWIERYHVSTWLDYVRHNSRRTIADLANWDALAALHHGSDPPVVHRMLERQTGSLPIGRMPDVREMGDPMTDPTRSS; this is translated from the coding sequence GTGTCAGAGGCCGATTCTCCTCCAGCGCAGTCGCCTTTCGCCATCCCCATCTTCCGCGCGGTATGGTTCGCCAGCCTCGCGTCCAATTTCGGCGGCCTGATCCAGTCTGTTGGCGCGGCGTGGATGATGACGTCGCTTTCCGCCTCGCCGCAACTGGTCGCGCTGGTTCCAGCCTCCACGACCCTCCCGATCATGCTGCTCTCGCTCTGGGCGGGCGCAGTCGCCGATAATATCGACCGGCGGCTGGTCATGCTCGCCTGCCAGCTCTTCATGCTGGTGGTATCCGCTCTCCTCGCGCTGTTCGCATGGGAAGGACTGCTGACGCCCTGGTCGCTTCTGGCGTTCACCTTCCTCGTCGGCTGCGCAACCGCCATCAACCTCCCGGCCTGGCAAGCGTCGGTCGGCGACATGGTGTCGCGATCCCAGTTGCCCAGCGCCGTCGCTCTCAACAGCATGGGCTTCAACCTGGCGCGCAGCGTCGGCCCGGCGCTGGGCGGCGTCATCGTCGCAGCCGCAGGCGCCGCTGCAGCCTTCCTGACCAACGCCCTCAGCTATATCGGCCTTTCCATCGTGCTGCTGCGCTGGAGACCGGAGCGCGCGCCGCAACTGTTGCCCCGCGAGCGGCTGGGGGTCGCGATGCGCGCCGGTCTGCGCTACGTCTCCATGTCGCCCAAGATCCAGCTGGTCCTGCTTCGCGGCGCGGCCTTCGGTATCGGGGCGAGCGCGGTGTCAGCCCTCATGCCGCTGGTAGCGCGGGACATATTGGGGGGCGATGCGCTCACCTTCGGCCTGCTCAGCGGGGCATTCGGCATCGGCGCGGTGCTTGGCGCGCTTTCGTCGGGCAGGTTGAGGCAGCGCTACTCGATTGAGACAATCGTGCGTTCCGCCGCGCTCGCCCTTGCGCTTGGCACAGCCATCGCCGCCTCGACGGGGTGGCTGGCCGTGGCCCTTGCGGGCTTGATGCTGTGCGGGGCGGGATGGGTGATCGCGCTTTCGACATTCAACGTCTCGGTCCAGATGTCGGCCCCGCGCTGGGTGCTCGCCCGTGCGGTGGCGCTGTACCAGATGATGACGTTCGGCGGCATGGCGCTCGGCGCCTGGCTGTTCGGCTGGCTGGCGGAGCATTACGGCGTCGCAACCTCGCTTCATATTGCCGCAGGGACGCAGATCGCGGCGGCTGCAATTGGGCTGCTTCGTCCGCTTTCCGAGACGGGAGACGAAAATCTGGACCTGCTCAATCGCTGGCAGGAACCGCAAACCGCCGTCCCGATCGAGCCGCGCAGCGGCCCTGTGGTCGTCACGATAGAATATCGCATTCCATCGGGTTCAGTGGTGCCCTTCCTCGCCGCGATGAGCGAGCGGCGGCGCATCCGGCGGCGCGACGGCGCGCATGGCTGGTCGCTGCTCCGCGACCTGGCCGACCCGGAACTGTGGATCGAGCGTTATCATGTTTCGACCTGGCTGGACTATGTCCGGCATAACAGCCGCCGAACGATAGCCGATCTGGCGAATTGGGATGCTCTTGCAGCATTGCATCACGGGTCCGATCCGCCGGTGGTGCATCGCATGCTGGAACGGCAGACCGGATCGCTGCCGATCGGGCGGATGCCCGACGTGCGCGAAATGGGCGACCCGATGACTGACCCCACCCGGTCCAGCTGA
- a CDS encoding nucleotidyltransferase family protein gives MRTERIAAVLLAAGTSSRFGDEDKLMADLRGKPVIAHTLEAVASLAFAELVAVARPIAQAPAIHRKLERRGYSVLTNDHPEEGLASSILLAVEHVMPIRRCRGILICLGDMPYVPQSHYNRICLAAEDVRSVVASTDGFSSSPPAFIGRKHFPELLTLRGDQGARALLSRGVQIEAMGSILRDIDTPDDLPDG, from the coding sequence ATGCGGACGGAAAGGATCGCGGCCGTTCTCTTGGCCGCGGGCACATCATCGCGCTTTGGCGATGAGGACAAGCTGATGGCCGATCTGCGGGGAAAGCCGGTGATCGCCCATACGCTTGAGGCCGTCGCGTCCCTCGCTTTCGCGGAACTGGTCGCTGTCGCGCGACCAATCGCGCAGGCTCCGGCCATTCACCGGAAGCTGGAGCGGCGCGGCTATAGCGTCCTGACCAATGATCATCCTGAAGAAGGCCTTGCGAGCAGCATCCTGCTGGCCGTCGAACATGTCATGCCGATCAGGCGCTGCCGGGGCATTCTCATCTGCCTGGGCGACATGCCTTATGTGCCGCAGTCGCATTACAACCGCATATGCCTGGCGGCGGAGGATGTGCGATCGGTAGTGGCCAGCACCGATGGCTTCTCTTCTTCGCCGCCCGCCTTTATCGGGCGCAAGCATTTCCCCGAACTGCTCACGCTGCGGGGGGATCAAGGCGCGCGCGCCCTGCTGAGCCGGGGTGTGCAGATAGAAGCGATGGGCAGCATCCTGCGGGATATCGACACGCCCGACGATCTGCCCGACGGTTAA
- the folE gene encoding GTP cyclohydrolase I FolE — protein MDYDPDAEAVGEAVKEAVPADVSEAIRTLIRWSGDNPEREGLLETPERVARAWREYCRGYTDDPAYHLSRIFHEVGGYDDIVLLKDIPFQSHCEHHMAPIIGRAHIAYLPGKYVVGISKLARVLHAFSNRLQVQERLTAEVANCIWQHLNPQGVAVVIEATHGCMTGRGVRTPNVLMKTSRMLGVFRDDEKSREEVLKLIGS, from the coding sequence ATGGACTATGATCCCGATGCCGAAGCTGTTGGCGAAGCGGTCAAGGAAGCTGTGCCCGCAGATGTGTCGGAGGCCATCCGGACGCTGATCCGCTGGTCAGGCGACAATCCGGAACGCGAAGGTCTGCTGGAAACGCCCGAACGTGTCGCACGCGCCTGGCGCGAATATTGCCGCGGCTATACCGACGATCCGGCCTACCACCTGTCCCGCATTTTCCATGAAGTGGGCGGCTATGATGATATCGTGCTGCTGAAGGACATTCCGTTCCAGTCCCACTGCGAACATCATATGGCTCCGATCATCGGGCGCGCGCATATCGCCTATCTGCCCGGAAAATATGTCGTGGGCATATCGAAGCTGGCGCGCGTGCTGCACGCCTTTTCCAATCGGCTGCAGGTGCAGGAAAGGCTGACCGCCGAAGTCGCCAACTGCATCTGGCAGCATCTTAACCCCCAGGGCGTCGCCGTCGTCATCGAAGCGACCCATGGCTGCATGACGGGGCGCGGCGTGCGCACGCCCAACGTCCTCATGAAGACCAGTCGTATGCTCGGCGTGTTCCGCGACGATGAAAAAAGTCGCGAGGAAGTGTTGAAGCTCATCGGATCGTGA
- a CDS encoding SDR family oxidoreductase, which translates to MNGEEAPAYRPLGGARGRAEGSLPLANKRLALITGGHRRLGGVIAAGFARAGYSLAIHGSHDTRLDSALALALDESGTEWDGFTADFSDPETAEELVAKVAERFGRPPDILVNSAAIFGQDRLDSVTADDLMRHYAVNCAAPALLTKAFATIPAGVVDRCIINILDQRIDHPHADQLAYTLSKTALAGLTRLSAASLAPHIRVNAVAPGLTIATPDYDEEQMERLQSAMPLGRLPLAEQIAEAVLYLAQASAVTGQTLYVDGGAHLRSYDRDFMHMGR; encoded by the coding sequence GTGAACGGGGAAGAGGCACCCGCTTACCGGCCACTGGGTGGTGCGCGCGGGCGGGCGGAAGGATCACTGCCGCTGGCGAACAAGCGGTTGGCGCTGATTACGGGCGGTCACAGGCGGCTGGGCGGCGTCATCGCCGCGGGCTTCGCGCGGGCTGGCTATTCGCTGGCGATCCACGGCAGTCACGACACGCGGCTCGATTCCGCCTTGGCGCTGGCGCTGGACGAAAGCGGCACAGAGTGGGACGGGTTCACCGCAGACTTTTCCGATCCTGAAACCGCCGAAGAGCTGGTGGCCAAGGTCGCCGAGCGGTTCGGTCGCCCGCCCGACATATTGGTGAACAGCGCGGCGATTTTCGGCCAGGACCGGCTGGACAGCGTCACCGCCGACGATCTGATGCGGCACTATGCTGTGAACTGCGCCGCGCCTGCGCTGCTGACCAAGGCTTTCGCGACAATTCCGGCGGGCGTTGTCGATCGTTGCATCATCAATATTCTCGACCAGCGGATCGACCATCCTCATGCCGACCAGCTGGCCTATACCCTGTCCAAGACAGCGCTGGCGGGCCTGACCCGCCTTTCCGCTGCGAGCCTTGCGCCCCATATCCGGGTGAACGCCGTCGCGCCCGGCCTGACGATCGCCACGCCCGATTATGATGAAGAACAGATGGAAAGGCTGCAATCGGCCATGCCGCTGGGCCGCCTGCCGCTGGCTGAACAGATCGCCGAAGCCGTCCTCTATCTCGCGCAGGCAAGCGCTGTTACGGGGCAGACGCTGTACGTTGATGGCGGCGCGCACCTGCGCAGCTATGACCGCGACTTCA